The Actinomadura sp. WMMB 499 genome includes a window with the following:
- the leuS gene encoding leucine--tRNA ligase — translation MSSDEQYDPRAVQDKWQARWAELDPFKAAEPGDGRERRYALDMFPYPSGDLHMGHAEAFAIGDVPARYWLQRGYNVLHPIGWDSFGLPAENAAIKRDSHPAEWTYANIDTQAASFERYAPSFDWSRRLHTSDPEYYKWTQWLFLRFYERGLAYRKGGHVNWCPKDQTVLANEQVVGGHCERCGTLVEKRVLTQWYFKITEYADRLLADMEQLEGKWPERVLLMQRNWIGRSTGADVDFVIEGRDEPVTVYTTRPDTLYGATFMVVAADAALAEEICAPDRRAEFEAYRDEVSRESEIERLSTEREKTGVFLGRYAINPVNGERLPVWASDYVLAEYGHGAIMAVPAHDQRDLDFALKFGLPVRVVVETGQADPAETGVATPGEGRLVNSGPIDGLAKADGIDRIIEIMRERGTGRASVNFRLRDWLVSRQRFWGCPIPIVHCDACGEVPVPDEQLPVRLPDGLRGADLAPKGTSPLAAAADWVNTECPKCGGAAKRDTDTMDTFVDSSWYYFRYCSPGYEGGPFDVEQVRRWMPVDQYTGGVEHAILHLLYSRFFTKVLYDMGMVDFTEPFTRLLNQGQVILNGKAMSKTTGNLVDLGQQIDEFGVDVVRLAMLFSGPPEDDIDWADVSPHGMSKFLSRVHRIASEVASEPGTDAASGDTALRRATARTVDEVTGLVESQRFNVAIARVMELVTAARKAIDSGPGAADPAVREAAETISVLLSLFAPYTAEEAWSRLGRTAPVIGAGWPSADPALLVEESVTCVVQVAGKVRDRLEVSPGIGGDELEKLALASPKIQDALGGADVAKVIVRAPKIVNIVPKR, via the coding sequence GTGAGCAGCGACGAGCAGTACGATCCGCGGGCGGTTCAGGACAAGTGGCAGGCCCGCTGGGCGGAGCTCGACCCGTTCAAGGCCGCCGAGCCGGGCGATGGCCGGGAGCGGCGCTACGCGCTGGACATGTTCCCCTACCCCAGCGGTGACCTGCACATGGGCCACGCGGAGGCGTTCGCGATCGGCGACGTCCCCGCCCGCTACTGGCTCCAGCGCGGCTACAACGTGCTGCACCCCATCGGCTGGGACTCCTTCGGCCTGCCCGCCGAGAACGCCGCGATCAAGCGCGACTCCCACCCGGCCGAATGGACGTACGCCAACATCGACACCCAGGCGGCGTCGTTCGAGCGGTACGCGCCGTCCTTCGACTGGTCGCGGCGGCTGCACACCTCCGACCCCGAGTACTACAAGTGGACGCAGTGGCTGTTCCTGCGCTTCTACGAGCGGGGCCTGGCCTACCGCAAGGGCGGCCACGTCAACTGGTGCCCGAAGGACCAGACCGTCCTGGCGAACGAGCAGGTCGTCGGGGGGCATTGCGAGCGGTGCGGCACCCTGGTCGAGAAGCGCGTGCTGACCCAGTGGTATTTCAAGATCACCGAGTACGCGGACCGGCTGCTGGCGGACATGGAGCAGCTGGAGGGCAAGTGGCCCGAGCGGGTCCTGCTGATGCAGCGCAACTGGATCGGCCGCTCCACCGGCGCCGACGTCGACTTCGTCATCGAGGGCCGGGACGAGCCCGTCACCGTCTACACGACCCGTCCCGACACCCTGTACGGCGCGACGTTCATGGTCGTGGCCGCCGACGCCGCGCTGGCCGAGGAGATCTGCGCCCCCGACCGGCGCGCCGAGTTCGAGGCGTACCGGGACGAGGTCTCCCGGGAGAGCGAGATCGAGCGGCTGTCCACCGAGCGGGAGAAGACGGGCGTCTTCCTGGGCCGCTACGCGATCAACCCGGTGAACGGCGAGCGGCTGCCGGTCTGGGCGTCCGACTACGTGCTGGCCGAGTACGGGCACGGCGCGATCATGGCCGTCCCGGCGCACGACCAGCGCGACCTGGACTTCGCGCTGAAGTTCGGGCTGCCGGTCCGCGTCGTCGTCGAGACCGGCCAGGCCGACCCCGCCGAGACGGGCGTCGCCACGCCCGGCGAGGGCCGGCTGGTCAACTCCGGTCCGATCGACGGGCTGGCCAAGGCGGACGGCATCGACCGCATCATCGAGATCATGCGGGAGCGCGGTACCGGCCGGGCGTCGGTGAACTTCCGGCTGCGCGACTGGCTGGTGTCCCGGCAGCGGTTCTGGGGCTGCCCGATCCCGATCGTGCACTGCGACGCGTGCGGTGAGGTCCCGGTGCCGGACGAGCAGCTGCCGGTGCGGCTGCCCGACGGGCTGCGCGGCGCCGACCTGGCCCCCAAGGGCACCTCGCCGCTGGCCGCCGCGGCCGACTGGGTGAACACCGAGTGCCCCAAGTGCGGCGGCGCCGCCAAGCGCGACACCGACACGATGGACACGTTCGTCGACTCGTCCTGGTACTACTTCCGGTACTGCTCGCCGGGCTACGAGGGCGGCCCCTTCGACGTCGAGCAGGTTCGCCGGTGGATGCCGGTCGACCAGTACACCGGCGGTGTCGAGCACGCGATCCTGCACCTGCTGTACAGCCGGTTCTTCACCAAGGTCCTGTACGACATGGGCATGGTCGACTTCACCGAGCCGTTCACCCGGCTGCTGAACCAGGGCCAGGTGATCCTGAACGGCAAGGCGATGTCGAAGACGACGGGCAACCTGGTCGACCTGGGGCAGCAGATCGACGAGTTCGGCGTGGACGTCGTCCGGCTGGCGATGCTGTTCTCCGGCCCGCCCGAGGACGACATCGACTGGGCGGACGTGTCCCCGCACGGCATGTCGAAGTTCCTGTCGCGGGTGCACCGCATCGCGAGCGAGGTCGCGTCCGAGCCCGGCACCGACGCCGCGTCCGGCGACACCGCGCTGCGCCGCGCGACCGCCCGCACCGTGGACGAGGTCACCGGGCTGGTCGAGTCGCAGCGGTTCAACGTCGCGATCGCGCGGGTGATGGAGCTGGTGACCGCGGCGCGCAAGGCGATCGACTCCGGTCCCGGCGCCGCCGACCCGGCCGTCCGCGAGGCCGCCGAGACGATCTCCGTGCTGCTGTCGCTGTTCGCGCCCTACACCGCCGAGGAGGCGTGGTCGCGGCTGGGCCGCACCGCCCCGGTGATCGGCGCGGGCTGGCCGTCCGCCGATCCGGCCCTGCTGGTCGAGGAGTCGGTCACCTGCGTGGTCCAGGTCGCGGGCAAGGTCCGGGACCGGCTGGAGGTGTCCCCGGGCATCGGCGGCGACGAGCTGGAGAAGCTGGCGCTGGCCTCGCCGAAGATCCAGGACGCGCTGGGCGGCGCGGACGTCGCGAAGGTGATCGTGCGCGCGCCGAAGATCGTGAACATCGTGCCGAAGCGCTGA
- a CDS encoding TerB family tellurite resistance protein translates to MIIFGWRVVFFTLGKGVFHCPQCGGDRDYRRRQGRNFFTLFFIPVLPLNKTGGEIVECDTCRGRWTTGVLQVPTTAQLAHMPAMLLRMAVAQVLRSGDYTHAPARSRAVAVVRQAGETGYDEGALNADLGRPFDEVRAEMGRASSALAPEARESILRAAAEIALMDGPLSVSEQDTLSAVGADLELTRVQVTGVVSLARQASGH, encoded by the coding sequence GTGATCATTTTCGGCTGGCGCGTGGTGTTCTTCACCTTGGGCAAGGGGGTCTTCCACTGCCCGCAGTGCGGCGGCGACCGCGATTACCGGCGGCGGCAGGGCCGCAACTTCTTCACGCTGTTCTTCATCCCGGTCCTGCCCCTCAACAAGACCGGCGGCGAGATCGTCGAGTGCGACACCTGCCGGGGCCGCTGGACGACCGGCGTCCTGCAGGTCCCGACGACGGCGCAGCTCGCGCACATGCCCGCGATGCTCCTGCGCATGGCGGTCGCCCAGGTGCTGCGCTCGGGCGACTACACCCACGCGCCGGCCCGCTCCCGCGCCGTCGCCGTCGTCCGCCAGGCCGGCGAGACCGGCTACGACGAGGGCGCGCTGAACGCCGACCTCGGACGCCCGTTCGACGAGGTCCGCGCCGAGATGGGGCGCGCGTCCTCCGCGCTGGCCCCCGAGGCTCGGGAGAGCATCCTGCGCGCCGCCGCCGAGATCGCCCTCATGGACGGCCCGCTCAGCGTCTCCGAGCAGGACACCCTGAGCGCCGTCGGCGCCGACCTCGAACTGACCCGCGTCCAGGTCACCGGTGTCGTCTCCCTCGCCCGCCAGGCGTCCGGCCACTGA
- a CDS encoding long-chain fatty acid--CoA ligase, whose amino-acid sequence MLNLSVLLEDAARETPDRDAVVFGDLRLSYSFLDSVANQVANLLRSRGIGPGDKVALSSPNLPYFPMVYFGALKAGAVVVPLNVLLKPREIAYHLGDSDAKAFFCFEGTPELPLGEMGHAGFQEADACEHFFLLPANPAATESPIEGAELFWAALAGQPGTFEPQQTEATDTAVIIYTSGTTGQPKGAELSHGNLLMNAMVDDTLFAKTPHDVALVSLPLFHIFGQTCVMNVGFFRRGTLVMQARFDAKEAVALMVREKVTIFAGVPTMYWGLLTDDTSAEDVATIKENLKVAASGGSALQMEVLKGIKQKFDTDVLEGYGLSETSPVASFNRPDRPTKPGSIGLPVWGVEMKLIDDDWKDVEGEGPGEIAIRGHNIMKGYYKRPEATEAAIRDGWFRTGDVARRDEEGYYFIIDRSKDMIIRGGYNVYPRELEEVLMTHPGVSLAAVVGVPHDSHGEEIKAYVIRTPDATVTEDELVAWGKEQFANYKYPRIVEFRDELPMTATGKILKRELR is encoded by the coding sequence ATGCTCAACCTGTCCGTGCTGCTGGAGGACGCCGCCCGCGAGACGCCGGACCGCGACGCCGTCGTGTTCGGCGACCTGCGGCTGTCGTACTCCTTCCTCGACTCGGTCGCGAACCAGGTCGCGAACCTGCTGCGGTCGCGCGGCATCGGACCGGGCGACAAGGTGGCGCTGTCCAGCCCCAACCTGCCGTACTTCCCGATGGTCTACTTCGGGGCGCTCAAGGCCGGCGCGGTCGTCGTGCCGCTGAACGTCCTGCTCAAGCCGCGCGAGATCGCCTACCACCTGGGCGACTCCGACGCGAAGGCGTTCTTCTGCTTCGAGGGCACGCCCGAACTGCCGCTCGGCGAGATGGGGCACGCCGGCTTCCAGGAAGCCGACGCCTGCGAGCACTTCTTCCTGCTCCCGGCGAACCCGGCGGCGACCGAGTCGCCGATCGAGGGGGCCGAGCTGTTCTGGGCGGCGCTCGCGGGGCAGCCGGGCACGTTCGAGCCGCAGCAGACCGAGGCCACCGACACCGCGGTGATCATCTACACGAGCGGGACGACCGGGCAGCCCAAGGGGGCCGAGCTGTCGCACGGCAACCTGCTGATGAACGCGATGGTGGACGACACCCTGTTCGCCAAGACGCCGCACGACGTCGCGCTGGTGTCGCTCCCGCTGTTCCACATCTTCGGGCAGACCTGCGTCATGAACGTCGGCTTCTTCCGGCGCGGGACGCTGGTGATGCAGGCGCGGTTCGACGCCAAGGAGGCCGTCGCGCTGATGGTCCGCGAGAAGGTGACGATCTTCGCGGGCGTCCCGACGATGTACTGGGGCCTGCTGACCGACGACACCTCCGCCGAGGACGTCGCGACGATCAAGGAGAACCTGAAGGTCGCGGCGTCCGGCGGCTCGGCGCTGCAGATGGAGGTCCTCAAGGGGATCAAGCAGAAGTTCGACACGGACGTGCTCGAGGGCTACGGCCTGTCGGAGACCTCGCCGGTCGCGTCGTTCAACCGCCCCGACCGTCCGACCAAGCCCGGCTCGATCGGCCTGCCGGTGTGGGGCGTCGAGATGAAGCTGATCGACGACGACTGGAAGGACGTCGAGGGCGAGGGCCCCGGCGAGATCGCGATCCGCGGCCACAACATCATGAAGGGCTACTACAAGCGCCCCGAGGCGACCGAGGCGGCGATCCGCGACGGCTGGTTCCGCACGGGCGACGTGGCCCGCCGCGACGAGGAGGGCTACTACTTCATCATCGACCGCTCCAAGGACATGATCATCCGGGGCGGCTACAACGTGTACCCGCGGGAGCTGGAAGAGGTCCTGATGACCCACCCGGGGGTGTCGCTGGCCGCCGTCGTGGGCGTCCCGCACGACAGCCACGGCGAGGAGATCAAGGCGTACGTGATCCGCACCCCGGACGCCACGGTCACCGAGGACGAGCTGGTCGCGTGGGGCAAGGAGCAGTTCGCCAACTACAAGTACCCGCGGATCGTCGAGTTCCGCGACGAGCTGCCGATGACCGCGACGGGCAAGATCCTCAAGCGCGAGCTGCGCTGA
- a CDS encoding cytochrome P450 — MLKVEDINLTDWDFWRRPHDYRHEAFKALRWHSDLVRYDEPEVVIVEQGPGYYALTRHADVVEASRRPQDFCSGRGTISIPDMPGDLHEYFGSMINMDDPRHAKIRRIVSRAFSPRMIQRFEDRVEAVAAELVEGIAAGHGTGDFVQDVAARLPLKIICDMMGIGEEHYGTVLDATNVILAGNDAEFLPTGSAEEMAMALLGAGESLKGLVEDLGRRRRAEPTDDLTSALVNANIDGESLTDQELGSFFILLVVAGNETTRNAIAHGLDLFTRHPDQRALLAEDFDARAPGAVEEIIRYVSPVIWMRRTATRDTTLNEHEIKEGDKLVLYYWSANRDESVFTDPEKFDILRDPNPHVGFGGPGPHFCLGAHLARREITVMFRELLRRVPDIRAGEPERLESNFINGIKRLPYTF; from the coding sequence GTGCTCAAGGTCGAGGACATCAACCTGACGGACTGGGACTTCTGGCGCCGTCCCCACGACTACCGCCACGAGGCGTTCAAGGCCCTGCGATGGCACTCCGACCTGGTCCGCTACGACGAGCCCGAGGTCGTCATCGTCGAGCAGGGGCCCGGCTACTACGCGCTGACCCGGCACGCCGACGTCGTCGAGGCGTCCCGCCGGCCGCAGGACTTCTGCTCCGGGCGCGGCACGATCAGCATCCCCGACATGCCCGGCGACCTGCACGAGTACTTTGGATCCATGATCAACATGGACGATCCGCGGCACGCCAAGATCCGCCGGATCGTGTCCCGGGCGTTCTCCCCGCGCATGATCCAGCGATTCGAGGACAGGGTCGAGGCGGTCGCCGCAGAGCTCGTCGAGGGCATCGCCGCGGGCCACGGCACCGGCGACTTCGTCCAGGACGTCGCCGCCCGCCTCCCCTTGAAGATCATCTGCGACATGATGGGGATCGGGGAGGAGCACTACGGCACCGTCCTGGACGCCACCAACGTCATCCTCGCCGGCAACGACGCGGAGTTCCTGCCCACCGGCAGCGCCGAGGAGATGGCGATGGCGCTGCTCGGCGCCGGTGAGAGCCTCAAGGGCCTGGTGGAGGACCTCGGACGCCGCCGCCGCGCGGAGCCCACCGACGACCTGACGTCCGCGCTCGTCAACGCGAACATCGACGGGGAGTCCCTCACCGACCAGGAACTCGGCTCGTTCTTCATCCTGCTCGTCGTCGCGGGCAACGAGACGACCCGCAACGCGATCGCGCACGGCCTCGACCTGTTCACCCGCCACCCCGACCAGCGGGCCCTGCTGGCCGAGGACTTCGACGCCCGCGCGCCCGGCGCCGTCGAGGAGATCATCCGGTACGTGTCGCCGGTGATCTGGATGCGCCGCACCGCGACCCGCGACACGACGCTGAACGAGCACGAGATCAAGGAAGGCGACAAGCTCGTCCTGTACTACTGGTCCGCGAACCGGGACGAGTCGGTCTTCACCGACCCGGAGAAGTTCGACATCCTCCGCGACCCCAACCCGCACGTCGGGTTCGGCGGCCCCGGACCGCACTTCTGCCTGGGCGCCCACCTCGCCCGCCGCGAGATCACCGTGATGTTCCGCGAGCTGCTGCGCCGCGTCCCCGACATCCGCGCCGGGGAGCCCGAGCGGCTGGAGTCGAACTTCATCAACGGGATCAAGCGCCTGCCGTACACCTTCTGA
- a CDS encoding alpha/beta fold hydrolase, producing the protein MKGWRRDEEAERQMGDFTDITDGTIDANGLTFGYLAAGPPDGPLALCLHGFPDTPHTWRPLLPELAAAGYRAVAPFMRGYAPTSVPADGAYQTGALAADAVALHEALGGGPDAVVIGHDWGAAATYGAASLAPDRWRKAVAMAVPPIEVLVSSFFAYGQLKRSFYVFVFQTALAETVLNRQFVDGLWRDWSPPGAPDPAEEVDRVMECLAAPANITAALGYYRAMLDPSRHVERYAAEQEAADARGVRPVLYLHGEQDGCMGADVVAPGGDLAPIVAALPDGSAARLVPDAGHFLLRDRPVEVNRLILDWLAA; encoded by the coding sequence ATGAAAGGGTGGCGACGCGACGAGGAGGCGGAGAGGCAGATGGGCGACTTCACCGACATCACCGACGGGACGATCGACGCGAACGGGCTGACGTTCGGCTACCTGGCGGCCGGCCCGCCGGACGGGCCCCTGGCGCTCTGCCTGCACGGATTCCCCGACACACCGCACACGTGGCGCCCGCTGCTGCCCGAGCTGGCCGCCGCCGGGTACCGCGCCGTCGCCCCCTTCATGCGCGGCTACGCGCCCACGTCCGTCCCCGCCGACGGTGCCTACCAGACCGGTGCCCTGGCCGCGGACGCCGTCGCGCTGCACGAGGCCCTCGGCGGCGGACCCGACGCCGTCGTCATCGGCCACGACTGGGGCGCGGCCGCGACCTACGGGGCGGCGAGCCTGGCGCCCGACCGGTGGCGCAAGGCCGTCGCGATGGCCGTCCCGCCCATCGAGGTGCTGGTGAGCTCGTTCTTCGCCTACGGGCAGCTCAAGCGCTCCTTCTACGTGTTCGTGTTCCAGACCGCGCTCGCCGAGACGGTGCTGAACCGCCAGTTCGTCGACGGCCTGTGGCGCGACTGGTCTCCGCCCGGCGCCCCCGACCCCGCCGAGGAGGTCGACCGCGTCATGGAGTGCCTCGCCGCGCCCGCCAACATCACCGCCGCGCTCGGCTACTACCGCGCGATGCTCGACCCGTCGCGGCACGTCGAACGCTACGCCGCCGAACAGGAGGCGGCGGACGCGCGCGGCGTCCGTCCCGTCCTCTACCTGCACGGCGAGCAGGACGGCTGCATGGGGGCGGACGTCGTCGCGCCCGGCGGCGACCTCGCGCCGATCGTCGCCGCGCTGCCGGACGGGTCGGCGGCGCGGCTCGTCCCCGACGCGGGGCACTTCCTGCTGCGGGACCGGCCCGTGGAGGTGAACCGGCTGATCCTCGACTGGCTCGCCGCCTGA
- a CDS encoding ATP-dependent DNA ligase, with product MHIRSPVKPMLAAAVERLPAPGACPGGCRYEPKFDGFRAIAIVDEAGAVLLASRRGIRFNEAFPEVVAAVAELVPSATVLDGEIVRWGADGRLDFGALQRRHVAGRRRPDLARAEPCHYVAFDVLESGGTDLRPRPLRERRAILERLLGDGPPTARVVASPQTADVAEARLWFDALAAQGIEGLVVKDADGAYLAGRRRWQKVKRRTTAEGIVGGVTGTRQAPESLILGRFDADGRLRVVARTTPLPPAARTELAAVLRPGAPDHPWPAELPGGFAGGPYGAHPPIRYVRTEPETVVEFSADAAVEHGRWRHAVRYVRMRAELESSDVPPFGTPY from the coding sequence ATGCACATCCGGTCCCCGGTGAAGCCGATGCTGGCGGCGGCGGTCGAGCGGCTGCCGGCACCGGGGGCGTGCCCGGGCGGGTGCCGGTACGAGCCGAAGTTCGACGGGTTCCGCGCGATCGCGATCGTGGACGAGGCGGGCGCGGTGCTGCTCGCGTCCCGCCGCGGGATCCGGTTCAACGAGGCGTTCCCCGAGGTCGTCGCGGCCGTCGCGGAGCTCGTGCCGTCCGCGACCGTGCTGGACGGCGAGATCGTCCGGTGGGGCGCGGACGGGCGGCTGGACTTCGGCGCGCTGCAGCGGCGGCACGTCGCCGGGCGCCGCCGCCCGGACCTGGCGCGGGCCGAACCGTGCCACTACGTGGCGTTCGACGTGCTGGAGAGCGGCGGCACGGACCTGCGGCCGCGCCCGCTGCGCGAGCGCCGGGCGATCCTGGAGCGCCTGCTCGGGGACGGTCCGCCCACCGCGCGGGTGGTGGCGTCGCCGCAGACGGCGGACGTCGCGGAGGCGCGCCTGTGGTTCGACGCGCTCGCCGCGCAGGGCATCGAGGGGCTGGTCGTCAAGGACGCCGACGGCGCGTACCTGGCGGGGCGGCGCCGCTGGCAGAAGGTGAAGCGGCGGACGACGGCGGAGGGGATCGTCGGCGGGGTGACCGGCACCCGGCAGGCGCCGGAGTCGCTGATCCTGGGCCGGTTCGACGCGGACGGCCGGTTGCGGGTGGTCGCGCGGACGACGCCGCTGCCGCCCGCCGCGCGCACCGAGCTGGCCGCGGTGCTGCGGCCGGGGGCGCCCGACCATCCGTGGCCGGCCGAGCTCCCGGGCGGCTTCGCGGGCGGCCCGTACGGTGCGCACCCGCCGATCCGGTACGTCCGGACCGAGCCGGAGACGGTCGTGGAGTTCAGCGCGGACGCGGCCGTGGAGCACGGACGCTGGCGGCACGCCGTCCGGTACGTCCGGATGCGGGCGGAACTGGAGTCGTCGGACGTGCCGCCGTTCGGCACCCCGTACTGA
- a CDS encoding class I SAM-dependent methyltransferase, translated as MTLARVFEQLAGPQAPVEITAYDGSRAGAPGADIRVHVRSPYAVSYLVHSPGALGLARAYVTGMLDVPGDMITALSTMQALFGEVTGRQKAGILAQVARDPLLRGAVSRRLDPPPQEAPFSRIPSWLRHSKRRDARAISHHYDVSNTFYEWVLGPSMAYTCACYPREDATLEEAQFHKHDLVARKIGLKPGMRLLDVGCGWGGMVMHAAQEYGVKALGVTLSKQQAEWAQKAIADRGLSDLAEVRHLDYRDVAETGFDAVSSIGLTEHIGKANLPSYFAFLYGKLKPGGRMLNHTITRPDNLAPPRKENGFINRYVFPDGELEGPGHIQTQMNDAGFEIRHQENLREHYARTLTGWCRNLDEHWDEAVAEVGEGTARVWRVYMAGCVLGFEQNWIQLHQTLGVKLDETGNGHMPLRPDWGV; from the coding sequence ATGACGCTGGCCAGGGTCTTCGAGCAGCTAGCCGGGCCGCAGGCGCCAGTGGAGATCACGGCGTACGACGGCTCGCGGGCGGGGGCGCCCGGCGCCGACATCCGGGTGCACGTGCGTTCGCCGTACGCGGTGTCGTACCTGGTGCATTCGCCGGGGGCGCTCGGTCTGGCGCGCGCCTACGTGACCGGGATGCTCGACGTGCCCGGGGACATGATCACGGCACTGTCCACGATGCAGGCGCTGTTCGGCGAGGTGACGGGGCGGCAGAAGGCGGGGATCCTCGCCCAGGTGGCGCGCGACCCGCTGCTGCGGGGCGCGGTGAGCCGCCGGCTGGACCCGCCGCCGCAGGAGGCGCCGTTCAGCCGCATCCCGTCGTGGCTGCGGCACTCCAAGCGCCGCGACGCGCGGGCGATCTCGCACCACTACGACGTGTCGAACACCTTCTACGAGTGGGTGCTGGGCCCGTCGATGGCGTACACGTGCGCGTGCTACCCGAGGGAGGACGCGACGCTGGAGGAGGCGCAGTTCCACAAGCACGACCTGGTGGCCAGGAAGATCGGGCTGAAGCCGGGGATGCGGCTGCTGGACGTGGGCTGCGGCTGGGGCGGCATGGTGATGCACGCCGCGCAGGAGTACGGCGTGAAGGCGCTGGGCGTGACGCTGTCGAAGCAGCAGGCGGAGTGGGCGCAGAAGGCGATCGCCGACCGCGGCCTGTCCGACCTGGCGGAGGTGCGGCACCTGGACTACCGGGACGTCGCCGAGACCGGGTTCGACGCCGTCAGCTCGATCGGGCTCACCGAGCACATCGGCAAGGCGAACCTGCCGTCGTACTTCGCGTTCCTGTACGGGAAGCTGAAGCCCGGCGGGCGGATGCTGAACCACACGATCACGCGGCCCGACAACCTCGCTCCGCCGCGCAAGGAGAACGGCTTCATCAACCGGTACGTGTTCCCGGACGGTGAACTCGAGGGCCCGGGGCACATCCAGACGCAGATGAACGACGCCGGGTTCGAGATCCGGCACCAGGAGAACCTGCGGGAGCACTACGCCCGCACGCTCACCGGCTGGTGCCGCAACCTGGACGAGCACTGGGACGAGGCCGTCGCCGAGGTCGGCGAGGGCACCGCCCGGGTCTGGCGCGTCTACATGGCCGGGTGCGTGCTCGGCTTCGAACAGAACTGGATCCAGCTGCACCAGACGCTCGGGGTGAAGCTGGACGAGACGGGGAACGGCCACATGCCGCTGCGTCCCGATTGGGGTGTGTGA
- a CDS encoding FAD-binding oxidoreductase, whose translation MTELAIKGDHQRAVEALRRSYAEIPAGTPVRLAKKTSNLFRWRDPSAAPGLDVSGFDSVLGVDPDERTAQVQGMTTYEDLVDATLPHGLMPTVVPQLKTITLGGAVTGLGIESTSFRDGLPHESVLEMEVLTGDGQIVTATRDNEHADLFYGFPNSYGTLGYSLRLKIELRPVRPYVRLRHLRFGDAQSLAKALAEITESRTYEGESVDFMDGTVFSATEQYITLGFFTDEAPYTSDYTGQDIYYRSIQRRSVDFLTVRDYIWRWDTDWFWCSGAFGVQNPLVRRVWPDKAKRSDVYRKLVAYDRRYHLVARVDRWRGQRPREDVIQDIEVPVERLPEFLEFFHDKVGMSPIWLCPLRVKERWPLYPLEQGRTYVNAGFWGTVRIPPGQIPEYHNRLIERRVAALDGHKSLYSTAYYGRDEFWRYYDGETYRRLKGSYDPDGRLLDLYDKCVRGR comes from the coding sequence ATGACGGAGCTTGCGATCAAAGGCGATCATCAGCGGGCGGTAGAGGCGCTCAGGCGGTCCTACGCGGAGATCCCGGCGGGCACGCCGGTGCGGCTGGCGAAGAAGACGTCGAACCTGTTCCGGTGGCGCGACCCCTCGGCGGCGCCCGGCCTGGACGTGTCCGGGTTCGACTCGGTGCTCGGCGTCGACCCGGACGAGCGGACCGCGCAGGTCCAGGGGATGACGACGTACGAGGACCTGGTCGACGCGACGCTGCCGCACGGGCTGATGCCGACGGTCGTCCCGCAGCTGAAGACGATCACGCTGGGCGGGGCGGTGACGGGGCTCGGGATCGAGTCGACGTCGTTCCGCGACGGGCTCCCGCACGAGTCGGTGCTGGAGATGGAGGTCCTGACCGGCGACGGGCAGATCGTCACGGCGACGCGCGACAACGAGCACGCGGACCTGTTCTACGGGTTCCCCAACTCCTACGGGACGCTCGGCTACTCGCTGCGGCTGAAGATCGAGCTGCGGCCGGTGCGGCCGTACGTCCGGCTGCGGCACCTGCGGTTCGGGGACGCGCAGTCGCTCGCGAAGGCGCTGGCGGAGATCACCGAGTCGCGGACCTACGAGGGCGAGTCCGTCGACTTCATGGACGGTACGGTCTTCAGCGCCACGGAGCAGTACATCACCCTCGGTTTCTTCACCGACGAGGCGCCGTACACGTCCGACTACACCGGCCAGGACATCTACTACCGGTCGATCCAGCGGCGTTCGGTCGACTTCCTGACGGTGCGCGACTACATCTGGCGCTGGGACACCGACTGGTTCTGGTGCTCGGGCGCGTTCGGGGTGCAGAACCCGCTCGTCCGGCGGGTGTGGCCGGACAAGGCCAAGCGGTCGGACGTGTACCGGAAGCTGGTCGCCTACGACCGGCGCTACCATCTGGTGGCCCGCGTGGACCGGTGGCGGGGGCAGCGTCCGCGCGAGGACGTCATCCAGGACATCGAGGTTCCGGTGGAGCGGCTGCCGGAGTTCCTGGAGTTCTTCCACGACAAGGTGGGGATGAGCCCGATCTGGCTGTGCCCGCTGCGAGTGAAGGAGCGGTGGCCGCTCTACCCGCTCGAACAGGGACGCACGTATGTGAACGCGGGGTTCTGGGGGACGGTGCGGATCCCGCCGGGGCAGATCCCCGAGTACCACAACCGGCTGATCGAGCGCAGGGTCGCCGCCCTGGACGGGCACAAGTCCCTCTACTCGACGGCCTACTACGGCCGGGACGAGTTCTGGCGGTACTACGACGGGGAGACCTACCGGCGGCTCAAGGGGTCCTACGACCCGGACGGGCGGCTGCTGGACCTCTACGACAAGTGCGTGCGCGGGCGCTGA